In candidate division WOR-3 bacterium, one genomic interval encodes:
- a CDS encoding zinc ribbon domain-containing protein, which yields MPIYEYECEKCGERFELLLSFDSSSEKVCPKCGGKAKKIISPSAGFIFKGTGFYKTDYKDKPAENNTQVKKKVEA from the coding sequence ATGCCGATATACGAATATGAATGTGAGAAATGCGGGGAACGTTTCGAGTTGCTTTTAAGCTTCGATTCCTCATCGGAAAAGGTTTGTCCAAAGTGTGGAGGCAAAGCAAAAAAAATTATCTCTCCAAGCGCCGGGTTCATTTTTAAAGGCACAGGTTTTTATAAAACGGATTACAAGGACAAACCCGCTGAAAACAACACTCAGGTGAAAAAAAAGGTAGAAGCTTGA